From one Synechocystis sp. PCC 6803 substr. PCC-P genomic stretch:
- a CDS encoding IctB family putative bicarbonate transporter produces the protein MVSPISIWRSLMFGGFSPQEWGRGSVLHRLVGWGQSWIQASVLWPHFEALGTALVAIIFIAAPFTSTTMLGIFMLLCGAFWALLTFADQPGKGLTPIHVLVFAYWCISAIAVGFSPVKMAAASGLAKLTANLCLFLLAARLLQNKQWLNRLVTVVLLVGLLVGSYGLRQQVDGVEQLATWNDPTSTLAQATRVYSFLGNPNLLAAYLVPMTGLSLSALVVWRRWWPKLLGATMVIVNLLCLFFTQSRGGWLAVLALGATFLALCYFWWLPQLPKFWQRWSLPLAIAVAVILGGGALIAVEPIRLRAMSIFAGREDSSNNFRINVWEGVKAMIRARPIIGIGPGNEAFNQIYPYYMRPRFTALSAYSIYLEILVETGVVGFTCMLWLLAVTLGKGVELVKRCRQTLAPEGIWIMGALAAIIGLLVHGMVDTVWYRPPVSTLWWLLVAIVASQWASAQARLEASKEENEDKPLLAS, from the coding sequence ATGGTGTCTCCCATCTCTATCTGGCGATCGCTGATGTTTGGCGGTTTTTCCCCCCAGGAATGGGGCCGGGGCAGTGTGCTCCATCGTTTGGTGGGCTGGGGACAGAGTTGGATACAGGCTAGTGTGCTCTGGCCCCACTTCGAGGCATTGGGTACGGCTCTAGTGGCAATAATTTTTATTGCGGCTCCCTTCACCTCCACCACCATGTTGGGCATTTTTATGCTGCTCTGTGGAGCCTTTTGGGCTCTGCTGACCTTTGCTGATCAACCAGGGAAGGGTTTGACTCCCATCCATGTTTTAGTTTTTGCCTACTGGTGCATTTCGGCGATCGCCGTGGGATTTTCTCCGGTAAAAATGGCGGCGGCGTCGGGGTTAGCGAAATTAACAGCTAATTTATGTCTGTTTCTACTGGCGGCGAGGTTATTGCAAAACAAACAATGGTTGAACCGGTTAGTAACCGTTGTTTTACTGGTAGGGCTATTGGTGGGGAGTTACGGTCTGCGACAACAGGTGGACGGGGTAGAACAGTTAGCCACTTGGAATGACCCCACCTCTACCTTGGCCCAGGCCACTAGGGTATATAGCTTTTTAGGTAATCCCAATCTCTTGGCGGCTTACCTGGTGCCCATGACGGGTTTGAGCTTGAGTGCCCTGGTGGTATGGCGACGGTGGTGGCCCAAACTGCTGGGAGCAACCATGGTGATTGTTAACCTACTCTGTCTCTTTTTTACCCAGAGCCGGGGCGGTTGGCTAGCAGTGCTGGCCCTGGGAGCTACCTTCCTGGCCCTTTGTTACTTCTGGTGGTTACCCCAATTACCCAAATTTTGGCAACGGTGGTCTTTGCCCCTGGCGATCGCCGTGGCGGTTATATTAGGTGGGGGAGCGTTGATTGCGGTGGAACCGATTCGACTCAGGGCCATGAGCATTTTTGCTGGGCGGGAAGACAGCAGTAATAATTTCCGCATCAATGTTTGGGAAGGGGTAAAAGCCATGATCCGAGCCCGCCCTATCATTGGCATTGGCCCAGGTAACGAAGCCTTTAACCAAATTTATCCTTACTATATGCGGCCCCGCTTCACCGCCCTGAGTGCCTATTCCATTTACCTAGAAATTTTGGTGGAAACGGGTGTAGTTGGTTTTACCTGTATGCTCTGGCTGTTGGCCGTTACCCTAGGCAAAGGCGTAGAACTGGTTAAACGCTGTCGCCAAACCCTCGCCCCGGAAGGCATCTGGATTATGGGGGCTTTAGCGGCGATCATCGGTTTGTTGGTCCACGGCATGGTAGATACAGTCTGGTACCGTCCCCCGGTGAGCACTTTGTGGTGGTTGCTAGTGGCCATTGTTGCTAGTCAGTGGGCCAGCGCCCAGGCCCGTTTGGAGGCCAGTAAAGAAGAAAATGAGGACAAACCTCTTCTTGCTTCATAA
- a CDS encoding DUF3288 family protein, with protein sequence MAIGEQTHPQASKDQAIVDRLLQSPADTPHLLSLARLRIRYKNFPGARSLQRDLDTVLQQWHLTEEELFAQTRALYASGAAHAKQSTEEQQDWS encoded by the coding sequence ATGGCGATCGGAGAGCAAACCCATCCCCAAGCAAGTAAAGACCAGGCCATTGTCGATCGCCTCTTGCAGTCCCCCGCCGATACTCCCCACCTGCTCTCCTTGGCAAGGCTGAGAATCCGTTACAAAAATTTTCCCGGGGCCAGGAGTTTACAGCGAGATTTGGACACCGTGCTTCAACAATGGCATCTGACTGAAGAAGAACTCTTTGCCCAAACTAGAGCCCTCTATGCCAGCGGTGCGGCCCATGCCAAACAGAGTACCGAGGAGCAACAGGACTGGAGCTAG
- the plsX gene encoding phosphate acyltransferase PlsX, producing MAVTRAKIALDAMGGDYAPEEIVIGAIRASQELDVDIFLVGDRQAIEDCLNRHPHQGINLTIVDAEGVVEMEEDAVVVRRKPKASINVAMNLVKEKQADAVVSAGHSGAAMAAALLRLGRLKGIDRPAIGTLFPTMVPGKSVIVLDVGANVDCKPKYLEQFALMGTVYSQYVLGVDSPKVGLLNIGEESNKGNTLALQTHELLQSNPEIPFVGNAEGRDVLSGNFDVIVCDGFVGNIVLKFAEAVGEILLSIVKEELPRGWRGKLGAIILAPNLKRIKQRVDHAEHGGALLFGVDGVCVISHGSSRSGSIFNAIRLAKEAIDNQVSVRINSSTSLLMERQKTEELQNI from the coding sequence ATGGCTGTAACGCGGGCGAAAATTGCTTTAGACGCAATGGGCGGTGACTATGCCCCCGAAGAGATTGTTATCGGTGCTATCCGGGCGAGTCAGGAATTAGATGTAGATATTTTCCTTGTCGGCGATCGCCAGGCCATTGAGGATTGTTTAAACCGCCATCCCCATCAGGGCATTAACCTTACCATTGTCGATGCGGAAGGGGTGGTGGAAATGGAAGAAGATGCGGTGGTGGTGCGCCGTAAGCCCAAGGCGTCCATTAATGTGGCGATGAATTTGGTCAAAGAAAAACAAGCCGATGCGGTGGTGTCCGCTGGCCATTCGGGAGCGGCCATGGCGGCGGCCCTACTGCGGCTGGGCCGTTTAAAAGGCATTGACCGGCCGGCGATCGGCACCTTATTTCCCACAATGGTTCCCGGCAAATCGGTAATTGTGCTAGACGTGGGGGCCAATGTGGATTGCAAGCCTAAATACCTGGAACAGTTTGCCCTCATGGGAACGGTGTACAGCCAATATGTGTTGGGGGTTGATAGCCCCAAGGTTGGTCTGCTGAACATTGGTGAAGAGTCTAATAAAGGTAACACCCTCGCCCTGCAAACCCATGAATTGTTGCAGAGTAATCCGGAAATTCCCTTTGTGGGCAACGCCGAAGGAAGGGACGTACTTTCCGGTAATTTTGATGTGATTGTTTGTGATGGTTTTGTCGGCAATATTGTGCTTAAATTTGCCGAAGCGGTGGGGGAAATTTTACTGAGCATTGTTAAAGAAGAACTACCCAGGGGCTGGCGGGGCAAATTGGGGGCCATTATTTTAGCCCCCAACCTCAAACGCATTAAGCAACGGGTGGACCATGCCGAACATGGAGGAGCCTTACTATTCGGGGTCGATGGGGTTTGTGTAATTAGCCATGGTAGTTCCCGCAGTGGCTCCATTTTTAACGCCATTCGCCTAGCTAAGGAGGCGATCGATAATCAGGTTTCTGTGCGCATTAACAGTTCCACTTCCCTATTAATGGAACGACAAAAAACAGAGGAATTACAGAATATCTAG
- the psbP gene encoding photosystem II reaction center PsbP gives MLKKSLSTAVVLVTLLLSFTLTACGGVGIASLQRYSDTKDGYEFLYPNGWIGVDVKGASPGVDVVFRDLIERDENLSVIISEIPSDKTLTDLGTATDVGYRFMKTVNDASQGDRQAELINAEARDEDGQVYYTLEYRVLVGDNVERHDLASVTTNRGKLITFDLSTAEDRWDTVKSLFDTVASSFHVY, from the coding sequence ATGTTGAAAAAGTCCCTATCCACTGCTGTAGTCCTGGTAACTTTACTGCTGAGCTTTACCCTCACCGCCTGTGGAGGAGTGGGCATTGCCAGTCTGCAACGCTACAGTGACACCAAAGATGGTTATGAGTTTCTTTATCCCAATGGTTGGATTGGGGTGGACGTTAAGGGGGCTTCCCCTGGGGTGGATGTGGTGTTCCGGGACCTGATTGAGCGGGATGAAAATTTGAGCGTGATTATTAGTGAAATCCCCAGCGATAAAACCTTGACGGATTTGGGCACAGCCACCGATGTGGGTTACCGCTTTATGAAAACCGTCAACGATGCTTCCCAAGGCGATCGCCAGGCGGAATTAATTAATGCGGAGGCAAGGGATGAGGACGGTCAGGTTTATTACACTCTGGAGTACCGGGTGTTGGTGGGGGACAATGTGGAGCGCCACGATTTGGCCAGTGTGACCACTAACCGGGGTAAGTTAATTACGTTTGATTTATCCACGGCAGAAGACCGCTGGGACACAGTGAAAAGTCTGTTTGACACAGTGGCCAGCTCCTTCCACGTTTACTAA
- a CDS encoding sodium-dependent bicarbonate transport family permease encodes MDFLSNFLTDFVGQLQSPTLAFLIGGMVIAALGTQLVIPEAISTIIVFMLLTKIGLTGGMAIRNSNLTEMLLPVAFSVILGILIVFIARFTLAKLPNVRTVDALATGGLFGAVSGSTMAAALTTLEESKISYEAWAGALYPFMDIPALVTAIVVANIYLNKRKRKSAAASIEESFSKQPVAAGDYGDQTDYPRTRQEYLSQQEPEDNRVKIWPIIEESLQGPALSAMLLGLALGIFTKPESVYEGFYDPLFRGLLSILMLIMGMEAWSRIGELRKVAQWYVVYSLIAPIVHGFIAFGLGMIAHYATGFSLGGVVVLAVIAASSSDISGPPTLRAGIPSANPSAYIGSSTAIGTPIAIGVCIPLFIGLAQTLGAG; translated from the coding sequence ATGGATTTTTTGTCCAATTTCTTGACGGACTTCGTGGGACAATTGCAGTCCCCAACCCTAGCCTTTCTGATTGGGGGGATGGTTATTGCCGCCCTTGGCACCCAATTGGTAATTCCAGAGGCGATTTCTACGATCATCGTCTTTATGTTGCTCACTAAGATTGGCCTAACCGGGGGCATGGCAATTCGGAACTCCAACTTGACGGAAATGCTCCTACCCGTGGCATTCTCTGTGATATTGGGAATTCTTATTGTCTTCATCGCCCGTTTTACCCTGGCTAAACTGCCTAACGTCAGAACCGTGGATGCCCTGGCCACCGGCGGCTTGTTTGGGGCAGTCAGTGGCTCTACAATGGCTGCCGCCCTCACTACGTTGGAAGAATCAAAAATTTCCTACGAAGCCTGGGCTGGTGCTCTGTATCCCTTTATGGATATTCCTGCCCTGGTAACGGCGATCGTCGTAGCTAATATTTATCTCAATAAGAGAAAACGTAAGTCTGCTGCTGCTAGTATTGAGGAATCGTTCAGCAAGCAACCCGTTGCCGCCGGGGATTATGGCGACCAAACGGATTATCCTCGTACCCGCCAAGAGTATTTAAGCCAGCAAGAACCGGAAGATAATCGGGTCAAAATCTGGCCAATTATCGAAGAAAGTTTACAAGGCCCTGCCCTATCAGCCATGTTGTTAGGTCTTGCCCTGGGCATATTTACCAAGCCGGAAAGTGTCTATGAAGGTTTTTATGATCCTCTTTTTCGAGGACTACTTTCCATCTTGATGCTGATTATGGGCATGGAAGCTTGGTCCAGAATTGGTGAACTACGTAAAGTAGCTCAATGGTATGTGGTCTATAGCCTAATAGCTCCCATAGTGCACGGGTTTATTGCCTTTGGTCTTGGTATGATTGCCCACTATGCTACGGGTTTCAGTCTGGGTGGTGTGGTAGTTTTAGCAGTTATCGCCGCTTCTAGCTCTGATATCTCCGGGCCTCCTACCTTGCGAGCAGGTATCCCATCTGCCAACCCCTCTGCCTATATCGGTTCATCCACCGCCATCGGTACTCCCATTGCCATCGGCGTGTGCATACCGCTTTTCATTGGGCTTGCCCAGACCCTTGGTGCAGGTTAA
- the psb29 gene encoding photosystem II biogenesis protein Psp29, with amino-acid sequence MTKIRTVSDAKRKFFTHYSRPISSIYRRFVEELLVEMHLLSVNIDFTYDPIFALGIVTSFNSFMQGYQPAEQLPAIFNALCHGVDQNPDQVRQDAKNVAASAHHIGLDAWVTAAASEQASGDNLLLNTLTGIHQRHKFKYSRLFAIGLYTLLADQDPEVKDNDEKRQDYLTRLSELLDLSLDKVVKDLDLYRSNLEKVDQLLKVLEDAAEAERKKKEKQAASTTPAIEEAPVTTAESSES; translated from the coding sequence GTGACTAAAATTCGCACTGTTTCTGACGCCAAACGAAAATTTTTTACCCACTACAGCCGTCCCATTAGTTCCATCTACCGGCGTTTTGTCGAAGAACTCTTGGTGGAAATGCATTTGCTCAGTGTGAACATTGATTTTACCTACGATCCGATTTTTGCCCTAGGCATTGTCACCTCCTTTAATAGTTTCATGCAGGGCTATCAACCCGCCGAACAATTACCGGCCATTTTCAACGCCCTCTGCCATGGGGTGGATCAAAACCCCGACCAAGTGCGCCAAGATGCCAAGAATGTGGCCGCCAGTGCCCATCACATTGGTCTGGATGCCTGGGTAACCGCCGCCGCCAGCGAACAAGCATCTGGGGATAATCTTCTGCTCAACACCCTCACGGGGATCCACCAACGCCACAAATTCAAATACAGTCGTTTATTTGCCATCGGGCTTTACACTCTGTTAGCTGACCAGGACCCAGAGGTGAAGGACAATGACGAAAAACGTCAAGATTATCTCACCAGGCTGTCGGAACTATTAGACTTGTCCCTCGATAAAGTGGTCAAGGATTTAGACCTGTACCGCAGTAATCTGGAAAAAGTTGACCAACTGCTTAAGGTGTTGGAAGATGCCGCCGAAGCAGAACGGAAGAAAAAGGAAAAACAAGCCGCTTCTACCACTCCGGCGATCGAGGAAGCTCCCGTAACCACAGCGGAGAGTTCCGAAAGCTAG
- a CDS encoding beta-ketoacyl-ACP synthase III — protein sequence MNTLGSGLKIIGSGTAIADQSLTNQDLSNIVETSDEWIQSRTGMRQRYICSAQENLASLGVKAGQKALAMAGLQPEDLDLIILATSTPDDLFGTAAQIQGGLGATRAFAFDITAACSGFVVGLNVAAQFLRTGVYQRVLIVGGDVLSRWVDWSDRTTCVLFGDGAGAVVLQRQAQDNLLAFEMYTDGTGNGCLNLSYQANPQPLTAEKTVAQGTYQAITMNGREVYRFAVAKVPEIIEKVLFKAQLTTSDLDWVILHQANQRIMDAVGDRLGIPSEKIISNVGEYGNTSAASIPLALDQAVREGKIKEGDLIALAGFGAGLTWAASIVRW from the coding sequence TTGAATACCCTTGGCAGTGGCCTCAAAATTATTGGCAGTGGCACGGCGATCGCCGACCAGAGTTTAACAAATCAAGACCTGAGCAACATTGTCGAGACCTCCGACGAGTGGATCCAGTCCCGCACGGGGATGCGCCAACGCTACATTTGTTCGGCCCAGGAAAATTTGGCCAGTTTGGGGGTAAAGGCCGGCCAAAAAGCCCTGGCCATGGCGGGACTACAACCGGAAGACCTGGATTTAATTATTCTGGCCACCTCCACCCCCGATGATTTATTTGGCACTGCAGCCCAAATTCAAGGGGGATTGGGGGCCACCAGAGCCTTTGCCTTTGACATAACGGCGGCCTGTTCTGGTTTTGTGGTGGGGTTGAACGTAGCAGCCCAATTTTTACGCACCGGGGTTTACCAAAGGGTTTTAATAGTGGGAGGGGATGTACTTTCCCGTTGGGTGGACTGGTCGGACCGCACCACCTGTGTGTTATTCGGTGATGGAGCCGGAGCCGTGGTGCTACAACGCCAAGCCCAGGACAATTTGCTCGCCTTTGAAATGTACACCGATGGCACTGGCAATGGCTGTCTTAATTTGTCCTATCAAGCAAACCCTCAACCTTTAACAGCAGAAAAAACCGTTGCCCAGGGCACCTATCAAGCCATCACCATGAACGGCCGGGAAGTGTACCGTTTTGCCGTGGCTAAGGTGCCCGAAATCATCGAAAAAGTACTGTTTAAAGCCCAGTTGACCACCTCCGACTTGGACTGGGTAATTCTTCACCAAGCCAATCAACGCATTATGGATGCGGTGGGCGATCGCCTGGGTATTCCATCCGAGAAAATCATCAGTAATGTAGGGGAATACGGCAACACTTCGGCAGCTTCCATTCCCCTGGCTTTGGATCAAGCGGTGCGGGAAGGGAAAATTAAAGAGGGAGACCTAATCGCCCTGGCCGGCTTTGGGGCCGGCTTAACCTGGGCTGCTAGCATAGTGCGGTGGTAA
- a CDS encoding NAD(+) kinase: protein MELKQVIIAHKAGHNESKTYAERCARELEARGCKVLMGPSGIKDNPYPVFLASATEKIDLALVLGGDGTTLAAARHLSPEGIPILSVNVGGHLGFLTEPFDVFQDTQKVWDRLNQDRYAVSQRMMLAASLFEGDRRDPQMVGETYYCLNEMCIKPASIDRMPTAIIEVEVDGELIDQYQCDGLLVATPTGSTCYTSSANGPILHPGMDAIVITPICPLSLSSRPIVIPPGSSVNIWPLGDFELNTKLWTDGSLATGVWPGQRVGVWMAHRAAQFILLRESYSFYKTLRDKLQWAGARFLYDGNNKVN, encoded by the coding sequence GTGGAACTGAAACAGGTGATCATTGCCCATAAAGCCGGGCACAATGAAAGCAAAACCTATGCCGAACGGTGTGCCAGGGAACTGGAAGCTAGGGGTTGTAAGGTGCTGATGGGCCCCAGTGGCATTAAAGACAATCCCTATCCAGTGTTTTTGGCTTCCGCCACAGAAAAAATAGATTTGGCTTTGGTTTTAGGGGGAGATGGCACTACCCTAGCGGCGGCCAGGCATTTATCCCCCGAAGGCATTCCCATTTTGTCTGTTAACGTGGGCGGGCATCTAGGATTTTTGACGGAACCATTCGATGTGTTCCAGGATACTCAAAAGGTGTGGGACCGTCTCAACCAAGACCGCTATGCTGTTTCCCAACGCATGATGCTAGCGGCCAGTTTATTTGAAGGCGATCGCCGGGATCCCCAGATGGTGGGGGAAACCTACTACTGTCTGAACGAAATGTGCATCAAACCGGCCAGTATTGACCGGATGCCCACGGCCATCATCGAAGTGGAAGTGGATGGGGAGTTAATTGATCAGTATCAGTGCGACGGTCTTTTGGTCGCCACCCCTACGGGTTCTACTTGCTATACATCCTCTGCCAATGGCCCCATCTTGCACCCTGGCATGGACGCCATTGTCATTACTCCCATTTGTCCCCTGAGCTTATCCAGCCGCCCCATTGTCATTCCCCCTGGCTCTTCGGTAAACATTTGGCCCCTGGGGGATTTTGAGTTAAATACTAAACTTTGGACCGACGGTTCTCTGGCTACAGGCGTTTGGCCTGGGCAACGAGTGGGGGTGTGGATGGCCCATCGAGCAGCCCAATTTATCCTCCTACGGGAAAGCTATTCCTTTTACAAAACTCTACGGGATAAGCTGCAGTGGGCCGGGGCGAGGTTTTTGTACGATGGTAACAACAAGGTCAATTGA